The following are encoded together in the Peromyscus leucopus breed LL Stock chromosome 1, UCI_PerLeu_2.1, whole genome shotgun sequence genome:
- the Gsk3a gene encoding glycogen synthase kinase-3 alpha, translating to MSGGGPSGGGPGGSGRARTSSFAEPGGGGGGGGGGPGGSASGPGGTGGGKASVGAMGGGVGASSSGGGPSGSGGGGSGGPGAGTSFPPPGVKLGRDSGKVTTVVATLGQGPERSQEVAYTDIKVIGNGSFGVVYQARLAETRELVAIKKVLQDKRFKNRELQIMRKLDHCNIVRLRYFFYSSGEKKDELYLNLVLEYVPETVYRVARHFTKAKLIIPIIYVKVYMYQLFRSLAYIHSQGVCHRDIKPQNLLVDPDTAVLKLCDFGSAKQLVRGEPNVSYICSRYYRAPELIFGATDYTSSIDVWSAGCVLAELLLGQPIFPGDSGVDQLVEIIKVLGTPTREQIREMNPNYTEFKFPQIKAHPWTKVFKSRTPPEAIALCSSLLEYTPSSRLSPLEACAHSFFDELRCLGTQLPNNRPLPPLFNFSPGELSIQPSLNAILIPPHLRSPAGPAALTSSSQALTETQTGPDWQAPDATPTLANSS from the exons ATGAGTGGCGGCGGGCCTTCGGGAGGCGGCCCTGGGGGCTCGGGCCGGGCGCGGACCAGCTCGTTTGCGGAGCCAGgcggcggaggcggaggcggTGGCGGCGGCCCCGGGGGCTCGGCCTCCGGCCCAGGAGGCACTGGCGGCGGGAAGGCGTCAGTCGGGGCTATGGGTGGGGGCGTGGGAGCTTCAAGCTCCGGGGGTGGCCCCAGCGGCAGCGGCGGAGGAGGCAGCGGCGGCCCCGGCGCGGGCACTAGCTTCCCGCCGCCCGGAGTGAAGCTGGGCC GTGACAGCGGGAAGGTGACCACAGTGGTAGCCACTCTAGGCCAAGGCCCAGAGCGTTCCCAAGAGGTGGCTTACACCGACATCAAAGTGATTGGCAATGGCTCGTTTGGAGTCGTGTACCAGGCACGGCTGGCAGAGACGAGGGAACTGGTGGCCATCAAGAAGGTTCTTCAGGACAAAAGGTTCAAG AACCGAGAGCTGCAGATTATGCGTAAGCTGGACCACTGCAATATCGTGAGGCTACGGTACTTTTTCTACTCCAGTGGGGAGAAG AAAGATGAGCTGTATTTAAATCTGGTGCTGGAATATGTGCCCGAGACAGTGTACCGGGTGGCCCGTCACTTTACCAAGGCCAAGCTGATCATCCCTATCATCTATGTcaag GTGTACATGTACCAGCTCTTCCGGAGCTTGGCCTACATCCACTCCCAAGGCGTGTGTCACCGTGACATCAAGCCCCAGAATTTGCTTGTGGACCCCGACACTGCTGTCCTCAAGCTCTGCGATTTTGGCAG TGCAAAGCAGTTGGTTCGGGGGGAGCCCAATGTTTCCTACATCTGTTCTCGGTACTACCGTGCCCCAGAGCTCATCTTCGGAGCCACTGATTACACCTCGTCCATCG ATGTGTGGTCGGCTGGCTGTGTACTGGCTGAGCTGCTTCTTGGCCAGCCCATCTTCCCTGGGGACAGTGGGGTGGACCAGCTTGTGGAGATCATCAAG GTACTAGGAACACCAACCCGGGAACAAATCCGAGAGATGAACCCCAACTACACAGAGTTCAAGTTCCCGCAGATCAAAGCTCACCCCTGGACAAAG GTGTTCAAATCTCGGACACCACCTGAGGCCATTGCGCTCTGCTCGAGCCTGCTGGAGTACACTCCATCCTCAAGGCTCTCCCCACTAGAGGCCTGTGCCCACAGCTTCTTTGATGAACTGCGGTGTCTCGGAACCCAGCTCCCCAACAACCGCCCGCTTCCCCCCCTCTTCAACTTCAGTCCTGGTG AGCTCTCCATCCAACCGTCTCTCAACGCCATTCTCATCCCTCCTCACTTGAGGTCCCCAGCAGGCCCTGCTGCCCTCACCTCGTCCTCACAAG CTTTAACTGAGACTCAAACCGGCCCAGACTGGCAGGCACCTGATGCCACACCTACCCTCGCTAACTCTTCTTGA
- the Znf526 gene encoding zinc finger protein 526: MAEMVAEAEMPTQSPGSVEISTPVPGALAELATAVTEMTPGEALASSLFFQHHQFMCSECGSLYNTLEEVLSHQEQHLPTMAEEEVLTTQDAGLESELVPGTGEGPFQCGECSQLILSPSELLAHQDAHLQESASQIQYQCGDCQELFPSPELWVAHRKTQHLSSTADEPPVLPPLPPPTPPPPPAEVKMEPYECPECSTLCATPEEFLEHQGTHFDSLEKEERNGLEEEEEEEEEEGEEEGEEEEESEEEEAAAELTADDTGGDESTADPAQGCGDCSQHCASSGARRQHRRASRGLASATHPYHCSQCQRSFSSANRLVAHGRAHVGGTHECTTCSKVFKKAASLEQHQRLHLGEARYLCVDCGRGFGTELTLVAHRRAHTANPLHRCCCGKTFSNMTKFLYHRRTHTGKSGTPTRAAADSPAPAEPTPPPPPPPAQLPCPQCPKSFASASRLSRHRRAVHGPPERRHRCGVCGKGFKKLVHVRNHLRTHTGERPFQCHSCGKTFASLANLSRHQLTHTGVRPYQCLDCGKRFTQSSNLQQHRRLHLRPVAFARAPRLPITGLYNKSPYYCGTCGRWFRAMAGLRLHQRVHARARTLTLQPPRSPSPVPPPPPEPQQTIMCTELGETIAIIETSQPLALEDTLQLCQAALGASEASGLLQLDTAFV, translated from the coding sequence ATGGCAGagatggtggcagaggcagagatgccaACACAGTCCCCGGGATCAGTGGAAATTTCCACCCCTGTGCCCGGAGCGCTGGCGGAGCTGGCAACAGCAGTGACTGAGATGACCCCCGGGGAGGCCCTGGCCTCGTCCCTCTTCTTCCAGCACCACCAGTTCATGTGCTCTGAGTGTGGCAGCCTCTACAACACCCTGGAGGAAGTCCTCTCCCACCAGGAGCAACACCTGCCCACCATGGCAGAGGAGGAGGTGCTGACTACCCAGGACGCGGGCCTGGAGTCTGAGCTAgtgcctggcactggggagggGCCTTTCCAGTGTGGTGAATGCAGCCAGCTCATCCTCTCCCCCAGTGAGCTCCTGGCACACCAGGATGCCCACCTGCAGGAGTCTGCGAGCCAGATCCAGTACCAGTGTGGAGACTGCCAGGAGCTCTTCCCCTCACCGGAGCTGTGGGTAGCTCATCGAAAGACACAGCACCTTTCCAGTACGGCAGACGAGCCTCCAGTGCTGCCTCCTTTGCCTCCCCCAACACCGCCACCCCCGCCAGCAGAAGTCAAGATGGAGCCCTACGAGTGTCCAGAGTGTTCCACCCTCTGCGCCACCCCTGAAGAGTTCTTGGAGCATCAGGGCACTCACTTTGACTCCCTGGAGAAAGAAGAGCGCAATGggttggaggaagaggaggaggaagaggaggaggaaggggaggaggagggggaggaggaggaagagtcagaggaggaggaagccgcTGCAGAGCTCACTGCTGATGATACGGGAGGTGACGAGTCCACAGCTGATCCAGCTCAGGGCTGTGGGGATTGTTCCCAGCACTGTGCCTCCTCAGGTGCACGCCGCCAACACCGACGGGCATCTCGGGGCCTAGCATCTGCCACCCACCCCTACCACTGCAGCCAGTGTCAGCGCAGCTTCAGCTCTGCCAACAGGCTGGTGGCTCATGGACGGGCCCATGTGGGTGGCACCCACGAGTGTACTACCTGCTCCAAGGTCTTCAAGAAGGCGGCCTCTCTGGAGCAGCACCAGCGGCTGCACCTCGGGGAGGCCCGCTACCTGTGTGTGGACTGCGGCCGTGGCTTTGGCACTGAGCTCACACTGGTGGCCCACCGGCGGGCCCACACTGCCAACCCACTGCACCGCTGCTGCTGCGGCAAGACCTTCAGCAACATGACCAAGTTCCTTTACCACCGGCGGACGCACACTGGCAAAAGTGGAACCCCCACCAGGGCAGCAGCTGACTCCCCGGCTCCGGCGGAGCCCacgcccccacctccacccccgccTGCCCAGCTGCCCTGTCCACAGTGCCCCAAGTCCTTCGCCTCGGCCTCCCGGCTTTCCAGGCACCGGCGTGCGGTGCATGGCCCCCCTGAACGCCGGCACAGGTGCGGGGTGTGTGGCAAGGGCTTCAAGAAGCTGGTCCACGTGCGCAACCACCTGCGGACACACACGGGCGAGAGGCCCTTCCAGTGTCACTCCTGCGGCAAGACCTTCGCTTCTTTAGCCAACCTCAGCCGCCACCAGCTGACCCACACAGGTGTGCGTCCCTACCAGTGCCTGGACTGCGGCAAGCGCTTCACACAGAGCTCCAACCTACAGCAGCACCGGCGGCTACACCTCCGGCCGGTGGCCTTTGCACGTGCCCCTCGTCTTCCCATCACTGGTCTCTACAACAAGAGCCCCTACTACTGCGGAACCTGTGGCCGCTGGTTCCGCGCCATGGCAGGCCTGCGACTACATCAGCGGGTCCATGCCCGAGCCAGGACTTTGACACTGCAGCCTCCCAGGTCACCCTCtcctgtcccacccccaccccctgaacCTCAGCAGACCATCATGTGCACAGAGCTTGGAGAGACCATCGCCATCATTGAGACTTCCCAGCCACTGGCCCTGGAGGATACACTGCAGCTGTGCCAGGCAGCACTGGGTGCCAGTGAGGCCAGTGGACTGCTGCAGCTGGACACCGCCTTTGTGTGA